The sequence below is a genomic window from Cellulosilyticum sp. I15G10I2.
TGAAATACTCCAAGAATGGCGGAGAAACAACAAGCCTATAGGTTTTAAAGTAAGTGATGGCATCAATGAAGAGATTAATACACAGATATTGATTGAAAGTATCACGATCACAGAAAAGGCTGGAGAAGAAGGGGATTACTATGTTGATTTCAAGCTTATAGAAACCGTCAATCTTATTAGGATGGAGGAGGTAAAGGAAGATCCTGTAACAGGGACAATAACCAAACAACAGGTAAAGGGAAATACAGAAAGCCCTAAAAAGCCGGAGAACTATACCATTGTAAAAGGTGATACATTATGGGGGATTGCAAAAAGGTTTTTAGGAGATGGAGCCAGATGGATCGAACTTCACAAGCTAAATGCTACAATCAAAAATCCGAATCTTATTTATCCAGGGCAGGTGATTAAGCTCAGATGAGTATACAGTTTTTAGTTACAAACAATATAGATCACAAATTATATGATATCACAAA
It includes:
- a CDS encoding LysM peptidoglycan-binding domain-containing protein, translating into MSFNIFFNFNEDVMRLPVNPQEIKIDNPQANEKYEVLKLGQIALPTHMANRTIQFEAEFPSKTYHYVNNQRGFDKAGSFRNANGYLEILQEWRRNNKPIGFKVSDGINEEINTQILIESITITEKAGEEGDYYVDFKLIETVNLIRMEEVKEDPVTGTITKQQVKGNTESPKKPENYTIVKGDTLWGIAKRFLGDGARWIELHKLNATIKNPNLIYPGQVIKLR